A section of the Bombus fervidus isolate BK054 chromosome 9, iyBomFerv1, whole genome shotgun sequence genome encodes:
- the LOC139990509 gene encoding splicing regulator RBM11, producing the protein MSEDMKTLWCGNLSDKVTEEILYELFLQAGPVQNVTIPKDRNGKQRPFGFVTYKHVNSVLYALELFSGTSLFNRILNISHRKNIELPQISYSQDNFINFNNWLQLGQEMILGNDMSHLKEDSFGTNMILNSDLQMKETNNCSHKNDRRSQRAHPYHRDQHKHSSHHMDHSSSRNRNSHNSNHYSKHNYKNSRRTY; encoded by the exons ATGAGTGAAGATATGAAAACTCTTTGGTGTGGAAATTTAAGCGACAAAGTAACGGAAGAAATTCTAtacgaattatttttacag GCTGGCCCTGTACAAAACGTCACTATTCCTAAAGATCGTAATGGCAAACAAAGGCCATTTGGATTTGTAACATATAAACATGTTAATTCTGTATTATATGCTTTAGAACTATTCAGTGGTACATCTCTATTTAATCGTATTCTTAATATAAGCCAtcgaaaaaatatagaattaccacaAATAAGCTACTCACaggataattttataaatttcaataattggCTTCAGTTAGGCCAGGAAATGATCTTAGGAAATGATATGTCTCATTTAAAAGAAGATTCATTTGGTACAAATATGATATTAAACTCAGATTTACAGatgaaagaaacaaacaaTTGTTCTCATAAGAATGATAGAAGATCTCAACGGGCACATCCTTATCATAGAGATCAACATAAACATAGTAGTCATCATATGGACCATAGCTCTTCTAGAAATCGTAACAGTCATAATAGTAATCActattccaaacacaattataaaaatagcaGACgtacttattaa
- the LOC139990469 gene encoding glucose dehydrogenase [FAD, quinone] isoform X2: MFLFLHFIIFTITSLIVFMFSNYLNVIYIFDIYKQWFFNDIRDFQLYDFIIVGAGTAGAVLTKRLAEDGYTILLLEAGGAAPPFLDIPLLAPLIQNTPYDWQYITVPQQNACKGLKNNQSKWPMGKILGGTSRLNYMLYVRGHPLDYKDWFPDFIEPIKGNDGPMHIIDLGWNTGLADIILKGLQELHQDIGNINDNLKTGFMKTQLSMENGKRWSTDKLLYEYLKTKLSIITHAHVEKVLMESNRAIGVQFIALNKTFRAISKRGVILCAGAIGTPKLLMLSGIGPKKHLENLKINVINDLPVGQHLVDHVLTGIDLIMLNTSIGLSMASTLNPISALNYFFFGKGVEVLGTFHSSTHKNKSNIPDLQIMVMPLGLSRDNGVVLKEAMGISEKVYKEYFAPNSYKNTITIAPVLLHPKSKGEIKLSSNNSLDPPLIDPKYLSNKDDIATLIDGLQFVKKLIETNAMKSVGATIYKKHYPGCENEIFDSTKYWECYIQHLTLTSYHPAGTCRIGDVVDEMFKVYGTKNLYVVDASVFPVLPSGNINAAVIMIAEKAARIIKHNTKVYTNHTECHKLYNYYYIPND, encoded by the exons ATGTTCTTATTTTTacactttattatatttacaattactagtttaattgtatttatgtTCTCTAACTATCtcaatgttatatatatttttgatatttataaacagtGGTTCTTTAATGACATTCGTGATTTTCAATtgtatgattttattattg TTGGAGCTGGTACTGCAGGTGCAGTTTTAACTAAAAGATTAGCAGAAGATggatatacaatattattacttGAAGCTGGAGGAGCTGCACCACCTTTCTTAGATATCCCATTGTTAGCTCCTCTCATTCAAAACACTCCATATGATTGGCAATACATCACTGTACCACAACAGAATGCTTGCAAGGGTTTAAAGAACAat CAAAGCAAATGGCCAATGGGTAAAATCCTTGGTGGAACTAGTAGATTAAATTATATGCTCTACGTACGAGGACATCCTTTAGATTATAAGGATTGGTTTCCAGATTTTATTG aacCTATTAAAGGAAATGATGGCCCAATGCATATAATTGATTTAGGATGGAACACTGGTCTTGCCGACATAATTTTAAAAGGATTGCAAGAATTACATCAAGACATTGGCAACATcaatgataatttaaaaactg GTTTCATGAAAACACAATTATCTATGGAAAATGGAAAACGGTGGAGTACAGACAAATTATTGTATGAATATCTGAAAACTAAATTGTCTATTATTACTCATGCTCATGTGGAAAAA GTATTAATGGAATCGAACAGAGCAATAGGAGTGCAGTTTATtgcattaaataaaacatttagaGCAATTTCAAAAAGAGGTGTTATTCTGTGTGCTGGTGCGATTGGTACtccaaaattattaatgttgTCTGGTATTGGACCAAAAAAAcacttggaaaatttaaaa ATAAATGTCATTAATGATTTACCAGTTGGTCAACATTTAGTTGATCATGTGCTTACTGGAATTGATCTAATTATGCTTAATACTAGCATAGGTCTTAGTATGGCTAGTACTTTAAATCCAATATCAGcattaaattactttttttttggaaaag GAGTTGAAGTTTTGGGAACATTTCATAGTTCTactcataaaaataaatcaaatatacCAGATTTACAAATAATGGTAATGCCACTTGGACTATCAAGAGATAATGGTGTTGTTTTAAAAGAAGCTATGGGAATTTCCGAAAAa GTATATAAAGAATACTTTGCTCCTAATTCATATAAAAACACAATAACAATTGCTCCAGTGTTATTACATCCAAAAAGCAAAGGAGAAATCAAATTGAGTAGTAATAACTCTCTTGACCCACCTTTAATTGATCcaaaatatttgtcaaataAAGATGATATTGCAACTCTTATAGATG ggttgcaatttgtaaaaaaactTATTGAAACCAATGCAATGAAAAGTGTCGGTGcaactatttataaaaaacaTTACCCTGGttgtgaaaatgaaatatttgatagCACAAAATATTGGGAATGTTACATACAACATTTAACTTTAACTTCATATCATCCTGCCGGTACATGTCGAATAGGTGATGTTGTTGATGAAATGTTTAA gGTTTATGgtacaaaaaatttatatgtagtCGATGCATCTGTATTTCCGGTTTTACCAAGTGGTAATATTAATGCTGCAGTTATAATGATAGCCGAAAAAGCTGCACGTATAATTAAACATAATACAAAAGTTTACACTAATCATACAGAAtgtcataaattatataattattattatatacctaATGATTAA
- the LOC139990469 gene encoding alcohol dehydrogenase [acceptor] isoform X1, protein MFLFLHFIIFTITSLIVFMFSNYLNVIYIFDIYKQWFFNDIRDFQLYDFIIVGAGTAGAVLTKRLAEDGYTILLLEAGGAAPPFLDIPLLAPLIQNTPYDWQYITVPQQNACKGLKNNQSKWPMGKILGGTSRLNYMLYVRGHPLDYKDWFPDFIEPIKGNDGPMHIIDLGWNTGLADIILKGLQELHQDIGNINDNLKTGFMKTQLSMENGKRWSTDKLLYEYLKTKLSIITHAHVEKVLMESNRAIGVQFIALNKTFRAISKRGVILCAGAIGTPKLLMLSGIGPKKHLENLKINVINDLPVGQHLVDHVLTGIDLIMLNTSIGLSMASTLNPISALNYFFFGKGPWTFSGVEVLGTFHSSTHKNKSNIPDLQIMVMPLGLSRDNGVVLKEAMGISEKVYKEYFAPNSYKNTITIAPVLLHPKSKGEIKLSSNNSLDPPLIDPKYLSNKDDIATLIDGLQFVKKLIETNAMKSVGATIYKKHYPGCENEIFDSTKYWECYIQHLTLTSYHPAGTCRIGDVVDEMFKVYGTKNLYVVDASVFPVLPSGNINAAVIMIAEKAARIIKHNTKVYTNHTECHKLYNYYYIPND, encoded by the exons ATGTTCTTATTTTTacactttattatatttacaattactagtttaattgtatttatgtTCTCTAACTATCtcaatgttatatatatttttgatatttataaacagtGGTTCTTTAATGACATTCGTGATTTTCAATtgtatgattttattattg TTGGAGCTGGTACTGCAGGTGCAGTTTTAACTAAAAGATTAGCAGAAGATggatatacaatattattacttGAAGCTGGAGGAGCTGCACCACCTTTCTTAGATATCCCATTGTTAGCTCCTCTCATTCAAAACACTCCATATGATTGGCAATACATCACTGTACCACAACAGAATGCTTGCAAGGGTTTAAAGAACAat CAAAGCAAATGGCCAATGGGTAAAATCCTTGGTGGAACTAGTAGATTAAATTATATGCTCTACGTACGAGGACATCCTTTAGATTATAAGGATTGGTTTCCAGATTTTATTG aacCTATTAAAGGAAATGATGGCCCAATGCATATAATTGATTTAGGATGGAACACTGGTCTTGCCGACATAATTTTAAAAGGATTGCAAGAATTACATCAAGACATTGGCAACATcaatgataatttaaaaactg GTTTCATGAAAACACAATTATCTATGGAAAATGGAAAACGGTGGAGTACAGACAAATTATTGTATGAATATCTGAAAACTAAATTGTCTATTATTACTCATGCTCATGTGGAAAAA GTATTAATGGAATCGAACAGAGCAATAGGAGTGCAGTTTATtgcattaaataaaacatttagaGCAATTTCAAAAAGAGGTGTTATTCTGTGTGCTGGTGCGATTGGTACtccaaaattattaatgttgTCTGGTATTGGACCAAAAAAAcacttggaaaatttaaaa ATAAATGTCATTAATGATTTACCAGTTGGTCAACATTTAGTTGATCATGTGCTTACTGGAATTGATCTAATTATGCTTAATACTAGCATAGGTCTTAGTATGGCTAGTACTTTAAATCCAATATCAGcattaaattactttttttttggaaaag GACCTTGGACATTTTCAGGAGTTGAAGTTTTGGGAACATTTCATAGTTCTactcataaaaataaatcaaatatacCAGATTTACAAATAATGGTAATGCCACTTGGACTATCAAGAGATAATGGTGTTGTTTTAAAAGAAGCTATGGGAATTTCCGAAAAa GTATATAAAGAATACTTTGCTCCTAATTCATATAAAAACACAATAACAATTGCTCCAGTGTTATTACATCCAAAAAGCAAAGGAGAAATCAAATTGAGTAGTAATAACTCTCTTGACCCACCTTTAATTGATCcaaaatatttgtcaaataAAGATGATATTGCAACTCTTATAGATG ggttgcaatttgtaaaaaaactTATTGAAACCAATGCAATGAAAAGTGTCGGTGcaactatttataaaaaacaTTACCCTGGttgtgaaaatgaaatatttgatagCACAAAATATTGGGAATGTTACATACAACATTTAACTTTAACTTCATATCATCCTGCCGGTACATGTCGAATAGGTGATGTTGTTGATGAAATGTTTAA gGTTTATGgtacaaaaaatttatatgtagtCGATGCATCTGTATTTCCGGTTTTACCAAGTGGTAATATTAATGCTGCAGTTATAATGATAGCCGAAAAAGCTGCACGTATAATTAAACATAATACAAAAGTTTACACTAATCATACAGAAtgtcataaattatataattattattatatacctaATGATTAA